A section of the Paracoccaceae bacterium genome encodes:
- a CDS encoding ABC transporter permease subunit — protein MFDFCADPETLDGVRWLSCYLTTGKHMGLWWSFLTVLALLGITAPTSLAFGFGGAVAARSDIAPLRWFGKAYIAVVRGVPDIAFFLFFVIALDQGLEWTRHQFACPGWTEPIWQGNDFRVCDAAKLPLSASPQWMHEVYGFFLAVVTFAIVFGAFAANVLFGAMRSVPDGQMEAAQAYGMTRRQAFRRILVPQMWVYALPGLSNVWMILIKATPLLFLLGVEDIVYWARELGGTKTPNFTAYPHGDWRLWYFLGLLVFYLAFTKLSERVLGRLTARLSRGQATFAGTS, from the coding sequence ATCTTCGATTTCTGCGCCGATCCCGAGACACTTGACGGTGTCCGCTGGCTGTCGTGCTATTTGACCACGGGCAAGCACATGGGGCTCTGGTGGTCGTTTCTGACCGTCCTCGCGTTGCTGGGCATCACGGCACCAACCTCTCTGGCATTCGGCTTTGGCGGCGCGGTCGCCGCCCGTTCGGACATTGCGCCGCTGCGCTGGTTCGGCAAGGCCTATATCGCCGTCGTGCGCGGCGTGCCGGACATCGCCTTTTTCCTGTTTTTCGTCATCGCGCTGGATCAGGGCCTGGAATGGACCCGCCACCAGTTCGCCTGCCCCGGCTGGACCGAGCCGATTTGGCAGGGCAACGACTTCCGGGTCTGCGACGCCGCGAAACTGCCCTTGTCAGCCTCGCCCCAGTGGATGCACGAGGTTTACGGTTTCTTCCTGGCCGTCGTGACCTTCGCAATCGTCTTCGGCGCTTTCGCCGCCAACGTTCTGTTCGGCGCCATGCGCTCGGTGCCCGATGGCCAGATGGAGGCCGCGCAGGCCTATGGCATGACCCGCCGCCAGGCGTTTCGCCGCATTCTGGTGCCACAAATGTGGGTCTATGCGTTGCCCGGCCTGTCCAACGTCTGGATGATCCTGATCAAGGCGACGCCGCTGCTGTTCCTGCTGGGCGTTGAAGACATCGTATACTGGGCGCGGGAACTGGGTGGCACCAAGACCCCGAATTTCACCGCCTATCCGCATGGCGACTGGCGGCTGTGGTATTTCCTTGGGCTGCTGGTGTTCTATCTGGCCTTCACCAAACTGTCCGAACGTGTCCTGGGCCGCCTGACCGCCCGTCTGTCACGCGGGCAAGCCACATTTGCTGGTACGTCATGA
- a CDS encoding transporter substrate-binding domain-containing protein: MKKLILATAAVTLSAGMALAASHSTVRLGTEGAYPPYNFINDAGEVDGFERELGDELCKRAELTCEWVVNEWDSIIPNLVSGNYDTIIAGMSITDERDEVIDFTNAYIPPDPSAYVTMSADVDLSSGVIAAQTNTIQAAFVANTGATLVEFATPEETIAAVKNGEADAVLADKSYLEPIVADDADLMMLDQEEMIGGGTAMGFRESDGEMRDAFNAAIQSMKDDGTLNAMIAKWEVGSQW; the protein is encoded by the coding sequence ATGAAAAAACTGATCCTCGCAACGGCTGCCGTGACGCTCAGCGCTGGCATGGCACTGGCTGCCAGCCATTCCACCGTCCGCCTGGGCACCGAAGGCGCGTACCCGCCGTACAACTTCATCAACGATGCCGGCGAAGTCGACGGCTTCGAACGAGAGCTGGGCGATGAACTGTGCAAGCGCGCCGAACTGACCTGTGAATGGGTCGTCAACGAATGGGATTCGATCATCCCGAACCTTGTCTCGGGCAACTACGACACCATCATCGCCGGCATGAGCATCACGGACGAGCGGGACGAGGTCATTGACTTCACCAACGCCTATATTCCGCCGGATCCGTCGGCCTACGTCACGATGTCGGCGGATGTTGATTTGTCCAGCGGCGTAATAGCGGCCCAGACCAACACCATTCAGGCGGCCTTCGTTGCAAACACCGGTGCCACGCTGGTTGAATTTGCAACACCCGAAGAAACCATCGCCGCGGTCAAGAACGGCGAAGCAGATGCGGTTCTGGCTGACAAAAGCTACCTTGAACCGATTGTTGCGGATGATGCCGACCTGATGATGCTCGACCAGGAAGAGATGATCGGCGGCGGCACCGCCATGGGGTTCCGCGAATCCGATGGCGAGATGCGCGATGCCTTCAACGCGGCGATCCAGTCGATGAAGGATGACGGCACCCTGAATGCGATGATCGCGAAATGGGAAGTCGGCAGCCAGTGGTAA
- a CDS encoding transporter substrate-binding domain-containing protein → MAEIPQRWAGRVKRLALICALVTAQPAYPQDLPQPVRLGTDGTYPPYSFLNPDEGLDGFEVELASILCAEIAADCTWVRMPWEDLIAALDTGKIDAIMSGMGPNPERAQIIAFSEPYHGSGSAAWLVRRGDTLVPGARVAVLKGSLQEGHAMAEGFDVIGTATIDAAVEAVAEGSADAAIGMTQLMEGFAAASDGSLEVTSARISFDGGVRIGFRPGETALLDAFNAGLDAIERNGKLR, encoded by the coding sequence ATTGCAGAAATTCCTCAGCGCTGGGCAGGCCGCGTGAAACGCCTTGCGCTAATCTGTGCTTTGGTGACTGCGCAGCCCGCGTATCCTCAGGACTTACCCCAACCTGTCCGCCTAGGCACTGACGGCACTTATCCGCCCTATAGCTTCCTCAACCCGGACGAGGGGCTGGACGGGTTCGAGGTCGAGCTTGCCTCGATCCTGTGCGCCGAAATCGCGGCGGACTGCACCTGGGTCCGAATGCCATGGGAAGACCTGATTGCCGCCCTGGATACGGGTAAGATTGACGCCATCATGTCCGGCATGGGCCCGAACCCCGAACGCGCCCAGATCATCGCCTTTTCCGAACCCTATCACGGCAGCGGCAGCGCCGCCTGGCTGGTGCGACGCGGCGATACGCTGGTGCCCGGTGCGCGCGTCGCCGTCCTGAAAGGATCGCTTCAGGAAGGCCACGCAATGGCTGAAGGCTTTGACGTCATCGGAACCGCCACGATCGACGCAGCGGTTGAGGCCGTCGCCGAAGGATCTGCCGATGCGGCAATCGGCATGACTCAGTTAATGGAAGGGTTCGCCGCAGCCTCGGACGGATCGCTGGAGGTGACCAGCGCACGAATATCCTTTGACGGCGGTGTGCGAATCGGTTTCCGACCCGGCGAAACCGCGTTGCTGGATGCGTTCAATGCCGGTCTGGACGCTATAGAACGTAACGGAAAGCTGCGCTAA
- a CDS encoding PhnD/SsuA/transferrin family substrate-binding protein — translation MIASLPMYDRPEVRGATDRFWQAIRAALGDGPETLHRKGDAWEDWQSPDLLLSQTCGFPYRKRLHGKVNLVATPSYDLPCNPPGYYHSAMVVRIDDRRATLTDFADAVLARNDPLSQSGWAAPEHEAAALGFSFRRRTINSGSHQASARMVAEGGADIAALDAVSWAMIERHDSFAGNLRVLARTRPTPGLPYVTAATRDPAPLAAAIAAAIPALSQSDRDDLLLTGLVRIPAQAYLDVWTPATG, via the coding sequence ATGATTGCCAGCCTGCCGATGTACGATCGCCCCGAGGTCCGGGGCGCGACAGATCGCTTTTGGCAGGCGATCCGGGCCGCGTTGGGCGATGGCCCGGAAACCCTGCACAGAAAAGGCGACGCTTGGGAGGATTGGCAATCGCCCGACCTGCTTTTGTCGCAGACCTGCGGCTTTCCCTATCGCAAGCGACTGCATGGCAAGGTGAACCTTGTCGCGACCCCGTCGTATGACCTGCCTTGCAACCCGCCGGGCTATTACCATTCGGCCATGGTGGTTCGTATCGACGACCGTCGGGCAACCCTGACTGATTTTGCCGATGCGGTTCTGGCCCGCAATGACCCGCTGTCGCAATCCGGCTGGGCCGCGCCTGAACACGAGGCGGCAGCGCTCGGGTTTTCGTTTCGCCGCCGGACCATCAATTCCGGCAGTCATCAGGCCTCGGCCCGTATGGTTGCCGAGGGCGGGGCAGACATCGCAGCACTGGACGCGGTCAGCTGGGCGATGATCGAACGCCACGACAGTTTCGCGGGCAATCTGCGTGTCCTTGCCCGCACCCGCCCAACACCCGGGCTGCCCTATGTCACGGCGGCAACCCGCGACCCCGCACCCCTTGCCGCTGCGATCGCAGCCGCGATTCCGGCCCTTTCGCAATCTGACCGCGACGATCTGCTACTGACCGGGCTCGTCCGGATTCCGGCGCAGGCCTACCTTGATGTCTGGACCCCGGCCACCGGTTGA
- a CDS encoding TerB family tellurite resistance protein: MFADLIRRLTAPEPEPLHEPDSRLALAALLVRVARSDDHYAPAEVAQIDHQLAKRYDLPLAAAKALRGEAEILEAEAPDTVRFTRAIKDAVPHENRETVIEALWAVALADGERDHDEDTQLRLVASLLGVNDRDSALARQRVAARD; this comes from the coding sequence ATGTTTGCAGATCTCATCCGCCGCCTGACGGCCCCCGAACCCGAACCATTGCATGAACCTGACAGCAGGCTGGCCCTGGCCGCCTTGCTGGTACGGGTTGCCCGGTCGGACGATCACTATGCCCCGGCCGAGGTTGCCCAGATCGACCATCAGCTCGCGAAACGCTATGATCTGCCGCTTGCAGCCGCCAAAGCCCTGCGCGGCGAAGCCGAGATCCTGGAAGCCGAGGCACCGGATACCGTGCGTTTCACCCGCGCCATCAAGGATGCCGTTCCGCATGAAAACCGCGAAACCGTGATCGAGGCGCTGTGGGCCGTTGCATTGGCCGATGGTGAACGCGACCATGATGAGGATACGCAGCTACGCCTGGTCGCCTCGCTTCTGGGGGTGAATGACCGCGACAGCGCCCTGGCCCGCCAAAGGGTCGCCGCCCGCGATTGA